A DNA window from Neochlamydia sp. AcF84 contains the following coding sequences:
- a CDS encoding MATE family efflux transporter, whose translation MALTKYQEGSFRELFSISLPLMLSSFSMMLMLFVDRLLLAHYSTAALNSAVNASTLGWGLLFGWVVLTNITEVFVAQYHGAQQFNRMGEPVWQMIWLSLFSFLFFIPMAIWGSEWFYGSSPQTAMERTYMRWMLLFGPTFAAYAALSGFFVGQGQTKLITLLAIGANIINVFLDIFLIFGIEGVVPSMGILGAAIATSLGSLFQMLVLFYFFLKKENREKKGTGNFYFRPLAFWQCFKIGSPGAMFALIEIMGWAAFYQMMTRLSEVHITIAGICQSLFMLLLFFAEGVSKAATTICGNLIGAKRTWFISHVLKAGIRIHLLFLLVISTLFVYFHPLLIDQFLPYATPEYRAFIEIKLMNCLYATLIYVFFEGIRWLLSGILTAAGDTTFLLIAGSLSVWILMVAPVYFFVVKNQASVEVALYFWLLFSIGTVIIYYWRYASGLWKSKSIILEKPIL comes from the coding sequence ATGGCACTTACTAAATATCAAGAAGGCAGCTTTCGAGAGCTTTTTTCTATCTCTTTGCCGCTCATGCTCTCCTCTTTTTCTATGATGCTCATGCTTTTTGTCGATAGATTACTGCTAGCCCATTATTCTACGGCAGCCCTTAACTCAGCAGTCAATGCTTCTACCTTAGGATGGGGATTACTCTTTGGATGGGTGGTGCTGACCAATATTACTGAAGTTTTCGTGGCTCAATATCATGGCGCTCAACAGTTTAATCGTATGGGTGAGCCTGTTTGGCAGATGATCTGGCTTTCCCTCTTTTCTTTCCTTTTCTTTATTCCTATGGCTATATGGGGAAGCGAATGGTTTTATGGCTCTTCCCCGCAAACAGCCATGGAAAGAACTTATATGCGCTGGATGTTATTATTTGGCCCGACTTTTGCTGCTTATGCCGCCCTCAGTGGCTTCTTTGTTGGGCAGGGCCAAACTAAATTGATTACTCTTTTAGCGATTGGTGCCAATATTATTAATGTTTTTTTAGATATCTTTCTTATTTTTGGTATTGAGGGAGTGGTGCCTTCAATGGGCATCCTGGGAGCAGCTATTGCCACAAGCCTAGGATCTTTATTTCAGATGCTGGTCCTCTTTTATTTTTTTCTTAAGAAAGAAAATAGAGAAAAAAAGGGTACAGGAAATTTTTACTTTCGCCCTCTAGCTTTTTGGCAATGTTTTAAAATTGGTTCTCCAGGAGCAATGTTTGCATTAATAGAAATCATGGGTTGGGCAGCTTTTTATCAGATGATGACAAGATTGAGCGAAGTACATATTACTATAGCAGGAATTTGCCAAAGTCTATTTATGCTGCTGCTTTTTTTTGCAGAAGGTGTAAGTAAAGCTGCTACTACTATCTGCGGAAATCTTATTGGTGCTAAACGCACCTGGTTCATTTCTCACGTATTAAAGGCCGGTATACGTATTCATCTGCTTTTTTTATTGGTTATTTCTACCCTGTTTGTCTATTTTCACCCTCTACTTATCGACCAATTTCTCCCTTATGCTACCCCTGAATATAGAGCTTTTATTGAAATAAAACTCATGAATTGCTTATATGCCACTCTTATCTATGTATTTTTTGAAGGCATTCGCTGGCTGCTATCGGGAATTTTAACAGCAGCTGGCGATACTACATTTTTATTAATTGCAGGGTCCTTAAGCGTATGGATACTGATGGTTGCTCCTGTCTACTTCTTTGTAGTAAAAAATCAAGCTTCCGTAGAAGTGGCTCTTTATTTTTGGCTGCTTTTTAGTATAGGAACAGTGATCATCTACTATTGGCGCTATGCCTCTGGCTTATGGAAAAGCAAGTCTATTATCTTAGAAAAGCCTATCTTATAG
- the sctJ gene encoding type III secretion inner membrane ring lipoprotein SctJ, translated as MYNLITLASHQMLRFFAYSLLIASSFLFTSCESQKTIVNSLDEREANEILVFLESKGINANKIQSAGGGTGASKIVLWDVSVNEKDAIQAMALLNQAGLPRKRSQNLLSIFSNVGLVPSERQDKIRYEAGLAEQIASVIRKIDGVLDAEVQLSFPEEDPLSPGKTKGKITASVYVKHNGVLDDPNSHLITKIKRLVAASITGLNFNDVTVISDRARGSDLSTSFSSGEHEEKSYVSIWTIVLAKESVTRFRVVFFTFSFLLLLMALCLIWLTWKIYPLLKRHGGFKELFHLQPLKIGTSEEEKIQDAEEPTEDKNSSEDKGLVDKDVDET; from the coding sequence ATGTATAACCTCATTACTTTAGCTTCCCATCAAATGTTACGCTTCTTTGCCTATTCACTTCTTATCGCTTCTTCCTTTCTATTCACTAGTTGCGAGTCACAAAAGACAATTGTCAATAGTTTGGATGAAAGAGAAGCTAATGAAATTCTTGTTTTTCTAGAGAGCAAAGGAATCAATGCCAACAAGATACAATCTGCAGGGGGAGGAACCGGTGCCTCTAAAATAGTTTTATGGGATGTAAGCGTAAACGAGAAAGATGCTATTCAGGCCATGGCCTTGTTAAACCAAGCTGGTTTGCCTAGGAAACGTAGTCAAAATTTACTTTCCATTTTTTCTAATGTAGGGTTGGTACCTTCTGAAAGACAGGATAAAATTCGTTATGAGGCTGGACTAGCCGAGCAGATTGCTAGCGTTATACGTAAGATAGATGGTGTTTTAGATGCTGAGGTCCAACTTTCTTTTCCCGAGGAAGACCCTCTAAGCCCTGGGAAAACTAAAGGCAAAATCACAGCTTCTGTTTACGTAAAACACAATGGAGTGTTAGATGATCCTAATAGCCATTTAATTACCAAAATCAAACGTTTAGTGGCGGCAAGCATAACCGGACTAAATTTCAATGATGTAACAGTCATTTCTGATAGAGCACGAGGAAGCGATCTATCTACCTCATTTTCATCGGGCGAGCATGAAGAAAAATCTTACGTGAGTATTTGGACAATTGTTTTAGCTAAGGAGTCGGTGACACGTTTTCGAGTCGTTTTCTTTACTTTTTCTTTTCTTCTTCTACTGATGGCTTTGTGTTTAATTTGGTTAACTTGGAAAATTTATCCTTTATTAAAAAGGCATGGGGGTTTTAAAGAACTGTTTCATCTCCAACCATTAAAAATTGGGACTTCTGAAGAAGAGAAGATCCAGGATGCTGAAGAACCGACGGAAGATAAAAATTCCTCGGAAGACAAAGGCTTGGTTGATAAAGATGTTGATGAGACATAA
- a CDS encoding HrpE/YscL family type III secretion apparatus protein, with the protein MKKKFFSLIHGNSVHVAPETRVIPAEEFSQALEAYQLMEEVKKDALKYKQGVAEEIEKLKEQAQKEGFEEGFKKWIEQIAKVEEEIINVRHETEKVALPIALKAAKKIVGRELELSETAVVDIVSNSLKAVVTHKKITIYVNKKDLEALEKSRQQVKDLFESLETLIIRERADIESGGCIIETEGGIINAQLENQWRIIENAFDRMMKQHEKAAQGHG; encoded by the coding sequence GTGAAAAAGAAATTTTTTTCTCTGATTCATGGCAATAGCGTTCATGTAGCTCCAGAAACACGTGTGATTCCTGCCGAAGAGTTTTCGCAAGCATTGGAAGCTTACCAACTCATGGAAGAAGTAAAAAAAGATGCCCTTAAGTATAAGCAAGGAGTAGCTGAAGAAATCGAAAAACTTAAGGAGCAGGCGCAAAAAGAAGGCTTCGAGGAAGGCTTTAAGAAATGGATAGAGCAAATCGCTAAAGTGGAAGAAGAGATTATAAATGTACGCCATGAAACAGAAAAAGTAGCTTTACCCATTGCACTAAAAGCTGCTAAGAAGATTGTCGGTAGAGAGCTGGAGCTATCCGAAACTGCTGTCGTAGATATTGTTAGCAATAGCTTAAAAGCAGTGGTGACACATAAAAAAATCACCATTTACGTTAATAAAAAAGATCTCGAAGCTTTAGAGAAAAGTCGTCAGCAAGTAAAAGATCTCTTTGAAAGCCTTGAAACTTTGATCATTCGAGAACGTGCAGATATTGAATCGGGCGGATGTATTATTGAGACCGAAGGCGGTATTATCAATGCCCAGCTTGAAAATCAATGGCGTATTATTGAAAATGCTTTTGATAGAATGATGAAACAACATGAGAAGGCGGCACAGGGGCATGGCTAA
- the sctR gene encoding type III secretion system export apparatus subunit SctR, whose product MAKTKAIIKRLFSLNCLSWMLVLALLCMISPECWAQSSPPRSTTSIEAGKAVVRPGEKTPAEKELDIQFDNFRKPSLITQAAVLSLLAMLPFIVMILSSFMKIVVVLSLLRSALGVQQSPPNQVINGVAFMLSIYVMYPTALKMYDASMHVVNQQAAPESLISAGSSAYIIALVEAGREPLRDFLKRNSSVKHHALFYRMAYRVLPDNYRPTLKPDDFMILVPAYITSQLKDAFEIGVLIYIPFFVIDLVVSNVLLAMGMMMLSPVTISMPLKLFLLVMLDGWTMLIEGLVNTFR is encoded by the coding sequence ATGGCTAAAACAAAAGCAATTATTAAACGATTATTTTCTTTAAACTGTCTGTCATGGATGCTAGTACTAGCTCTATTATGTATGATCTCCCCTGAATGTTGGGCCCAAAGTTCTCCTCCTCGGAGTACGACTTCGATAGAAGCTGGAAAAGCTGTAGTAAGGCCCGGAGAGAAAACCCCTGCAGAAAAAGAGCTAGATATACAGTTTGATAATTTTAGAAAACCTTCCTTGATTACTCAAGCGGCTGTATTATCTCTTTTGGCTATGCTGCCCTTTATAGTGATGATTTTATCTTCATTTATGAAAATTGTCGTCGTCTTGTCGCTTTTACGTAGTGCGCTGGGTGTCCAACAATCCCCTCCCAATCAAGTGATCAACGGGGTTGCTTTCATGCTTAGTATCTATGTGATGTATCCTACGGCTTTAAAGATGTATGATGCCTCGATGCATGTGGTTAACCAGCAAGCTGCTCCAGAATCTCTTATTTCTGCAGGATCTTCTGCATATATAATCGCTTTGGTAGAAGCTGGGAGAGAGCCTTTGCGTGATTTTTTGAAAAGAAATTCTTCCGTTAAGCATCATGCCTTGTTTTACCGTATGGCTTATCGCGTTTTACCCGATAATTATCGGCCCACGCTAAAGCCTGATGATTTTATGATTTTAGTGCCAGCTTATATTACTAGCCAGCTTAAAGATGCATTCGAGATAGGAGTGCTCATCTACATTCCCTTCTTTGTCATCGATCTCGTCGTATCAAACGTTTTATTAGCGATGGGTATGATGATGCTATCTCCCGTAACCATATCTATGCCCTTAAAATTATTTTTACTTGTGATGCTGGACGGATGGACGATGTTAATTGAAGGCTTGGTAAACACTTTCCGCTAA
- the sctS gene encoding type III secretion system export apparatus subunit SctS — MFQTQVIQLAYHALLLILILSAPPILVSMFFGVIVAIFQAATQIQEQTLSFTIKLVAVTLTLMILGGWLGAQIMEFAGDIFSHFAQWSLASQG, encoded by the coding sequence ATGTTTCAAACACAGGTTATACAGCTTGCTTATCATGCTCTTTTGCTGATTCTTATCCTTTCAGCACCACCCATTTTGGTGAGTATGTTTTTTGGGGTGATCGTAGCGATCTTTCAGGCAGCCACACAAATTCAAGAACAGACCTTATCATTTACTATAAAATTGGTCGCGGTAACGCTTACTTTGATGATTTTGGGTGGATGGTTGGGAGCTCAGATCATGGAGTTTGCAGGCGATATATTTTCCCACTTTGCGCAGTGGAGTTTAGCTTCTCAAGGGTGA
- a CDS encoding flagellar biosynthetic protein FliR, producing the protein MAETTDSFIALFLNSAFNTEGGLLSFVALFFLFLSRFFPILLQSPFFGARVMPQPAKVALGIGLFIIFLPQLLLVTHKIDFNLKLVFLIFKELFVGTIIGFLISLPFVIVQSAGIIIDHQRGGASLMVNDPTIQNQSSPLGTLFNYVMIWIFFMIDGPFLFMDAILTSYEVIPADQIINSKFFERSSVFWANEIALLNKIMVISIRLASPALIMIMMTDFFLGIANRLAPQVQITFLGMPLKSLLALLIVCVGWKMLNEEMAKQGYVWINEVINMLRTIKGSVSGFNEVGVVS; encoded by the coding sequence ATGGCTGAAACTACCGACAGTTTTATAGCGTTATTTTTAAATAGCGCCTTCAACACCGAAGGGGGATTGCTCTCTTTTGTTGCGCTTTTCTTTTTATTTCTCTCTCGCTTTTTTCCCATTCTTTTGCAATCACCCTTTTTTGGAGCAAGGGTAATGCCTCAGCCTGCCAAAGTGGCGCTAGGGATTGGTCTCTTCATTATCTTTTTGCCGCAATTGCTATTAGTCACCCATAAAATTGATTTCAACCTAAAGCTAGTTTTTTTAATATTTAAAGAGTTGTTCGTAGGGACAATCATAGGATTCCTCATTAGCTTGCCTTTTGTGATTGTACAAAGCGCTGGTATTATCATTGATCACCAGCGGGGGGGAGCCAGCTTAATGGTTAATGATCCGACCATTCAAAATCAGTCTTCGCCTCTAGGGACATTGTTTAACTACGTGATGATTTGGATTTTTTTCATGATCGACGGTCCTTTTTTATTCATGGATGCTATCCTTACATCTTATGAAGTGATTCCTGCTGATCAAATTATCAATTCCAAATTTTTCGAACGGTCCTCAGTATTCTGGGCGAACGAAATTGCCCTGTTAAATAAAATAATGGTCATCAGTATTCGTTTGGCATCACCTGCTTTAATCATGATTATGATGACAGACTTCTTTTTAGGAATTGCTAACCGCCTAGCCCCACAAGTACAGATTACTTTTTTAGGCATGCCCTTAAAATCCTTGTTAGCCCTATTAATTGTATGTGTAGGTTGGAAAATGCTGAATGAAGAAATGGCTAAGCAAGGCTATGTATGGATAAATGAAGTGATCAACATGCTAAGGACGATTAAAGGAAGCGTGAGTGGATTTAATGAGGTGGGGGTAGTATCATGA
- a CDS encoding IS1634 family transposase: protein MQGYSRDHKPDLNQALLQLITSNEGNVPLYMQAADGNSSDKTAFTQIVGEYLKSFRQAVENRYIVGDRALYTPATLQVFKEEQSLFITRVPMQIKEAKELIFEVPYDKAVEIAESYRAFESTSCYADVEQK, encoded by the coding sequence GTGCAAGGCTACAGTAGAGACCATAAGCCTGATTTAAACCAAGCTCTCTTGCAGCTTATCACCTCCAATGAAGGCAATGTTCCTTTATACATGCAAGCGGCTGATGGCAATAGCAGCGATAAAACAGCCTTTACGCAAATTGTTGGCGAATACCTTAAAAGCTTTCGGCAAGCCGTAGAGAATCGTTATATAGTAGGAGACAGGGCTCTTTATACACCAGCTACCTTGCAAGTTTTTAAAGAAGAACAAAGCTTATTTATCACGCGTGTGCCCATGCAGATTAAAGAGGCTAAAGAGCTTATATTTGAAGTGCCTTACGACAAGGCGGTAGAAATAGCAGAAAGCTATCGAGCTTTTGAGAGCACCTCTTGCTATGCAGATGTTGAACAAAAATGA
- a CDS encoding DUF4277 domain-containing protein: protein MHDLKRIGICKSDALRVSEYFEGKPIDHLLGTPVIPKQIDDNVLGRALDRLFELGVTHLFTKIALYTIKVLGIQVKSLHLDAISFHVDRNYESLLE from the coding sequence ATGCATGATCTTAAACGGATTGGGATTTGTAAGTCGGACGCTTTACGTGTTTCTGAATACTTTGAAGGCAAACCCATCGATCATTTGCTAGGTACGCCAGTTATACCAAAGCAGATTGATGATAATGTTCTAGGCAGAGCACTGGATAGGCTATTTGAATTGGGCGTGACTCATCTTTTTACTAAGATAGCCCTCTATACAATCAAAGTACTTGGCATCCAAGTAAAAAGTTTGCATTTAGATGCGATAAGTTTTCACGTAGATAGAAACTATGAGAGCCTATTAGAATAA